The genomic interval GACCGCCGAATGCGGCATTCTGAAATAACGAGCACACCGATTCTCACGGTTTGAGGAGAAGATTTCCCAATTTGCTTAGACTAAACAAGTTTCTTTCGATATGCGGGGTGACATCACGACGGGGGGCAGAGCAGCTCATCAGCCAGAAAAAGGTAACGGTCAATGACATTGTAGTCGATAAGATGGGGGTTATAGTCGATGAGCAGAAAGACCGGGTCAAAGTTGACGGCGTTGTCGTCGAGCCAGTTAATAAGCGG from Candidatus Zixiibacteriota bacterium carries:
- a CDS encoding S4 domain-containing protein, giving the protein MLRLNKFLSICGVTSRRGAEQLISQKKVTVNDIVVDKMGVIVDEQKDRVKVDGVVVEPVNKRLYILLNKPKQVLTTLHDPFQRKTIAYFVKSAPARV